The Mangifera indica cultivar Alphonso chromosome 19, CATAS_Mindica_2.1, whole genome shotgun sequence nucleotide sequence TACGTGTAAAATGATAAGACAggatacatacatatatatatatatatttgacaagAATCAATCAAAGTGTTGAGTTGACTGAGAAGTAGAAACAGATGAGAGAGGGGGTggcattataaatttaaaaagagtgAATCacatgttcccacccaaggtttagccttGAAACGCTTTGACACTCTAAATGCATAAATCAACTTTTTTTAAGCccaaatataatttcattaataaaactaattttacaaaggtaaaaaaaaaaaaaaaaaaactatgcaCACCTGGATTGCCACCCAAGTGGAAATAAACCAAAACCATCGCtaaagtaaaatgataatttgatttttttacaaatttaaaaacttgtaattcaactaatttatatttgaaaaccTTAGTTGTCATAATCGTTATCTATTCAAACCTGAACCCATTAGAATTGCTACTCACCTGAACCAAACCCACTAAAACAATCAATAACTAttagagactcaaataaaaaaaaaagagtcttgtatctaataaaattgagtaaagtaattgatatataagtgtgtgaattGAACTTTCAtataaactaattgattttgtgtaatataagtttaGATCTTCACATTTATATgtccaatatatatttctgatatGAAATTAGAGCACAAACCAAATAACAAGTTTAACACTCTTAAATATTTATggatacaaataataatgtacCTAGTCAAAAATCGATTAAGCCAAGCGACAGGTCTAATAACCTATGGTGGTTACATTTGAGCGAAGGTATTGAagacttaaataaaaagattgagaatctcatatctaataaaattaagtaaagtgAGTGATCTATAAGTGTATGAATTGAACCTTAACATAAactaattagttttgtgtaatatgaattttgatataaatactTATAGacctaatatatatttctgacaataaaaaacaagaaagtgaaagtgataagagaaaaaaataatgttaataaaagatttaatatgcaaaaaactattttaaaatttagttaattagaggtaatataataactttgaaaagtaaaatagttaaaGTTATACTTTCGACACAATGTTAGAATTCTTTTGTCTTGAGAGAGAGGTTCTGGGTGAGAAATTATAATTCATACATTTAATAGGTGGAGAAGTTCTAAaacaaaaccttgggtgggacaaggAAATTGAATCAGTCCTTAAGGAAAGCCAGCTACACCGTCCTTCTTTGCCTGACTTTTAAGTGGGTGTGAGCGGGATCCGTTgtcagagagagaaagagaagtcACGGGTTTGTCTTGAAGGCCCCTTATTTCACACTCCTAGACACACAGACACTTATTCTCTCTCGCTACATAACCGAGGAgccaaaacattttttatatacatcacaccgcataaataatttatttcaaaaaaaaaaagttaacccTCTACACAGTACTTCACCTCTCTATCCAACATTTTTATCCACTGGGAGACTGCAAGAAACCCCACTATTTCTTTCACAAAGCCTCTCTCTCTTTATTCTCTCTGAATTTTTCTCTCTGAAACACCCAAAGTTACTATCTTTTATCCTTCAATGGCGATTTTGTTAGATAATTGTGAAGGAATTTTACTGTCACTTGACTCACATAAATCAGTACCAGCGCCATTTCTCACCAAAACGTACCAACTTGTTGATGATCCCACTACTGACCACATAGTCTCTTGGGGTGAAGATGACACTACCTTCGTCGTTTGGCGTCCGCCTGAGTTCGCTCGTGATCTTCTACCTAACTACTTCAAGCACAACAATTTCTCTAGTTTTGTCAGACAGCTTAACACTTATGTATGTTACCAGCAGTTAATTCTTCTCTTTAAAGATCTCCTTTTTAGGTGATGTTCTTAACAAAAATTactgattttgattttgttcgTGTTTTGGGTTTTTGTTGAAAGTAGGGTTTTAGAAAGATTGTGCCGGACAGATGGGAGTTTGCGAATGAGTTCTTCAAGAAAGGAGAAAAGCACTTACTGTGTGAGATCCATAGAAGAAAAACTGCTCAGCCGCAAGTTGCTATAAATCATCACCAGCAAACACATTCTCCACTGATGAATGCTCCGAGTCTCTTTCCTTTCCCAAGCCGAGTCAGTATCTCACCATCTGACTCAGATGAGCAAGCCAACTGGTGTGACTCACCACCGCTTGCTTCGCCAAGTGGAGGCACTGGAGTTTCAATAATTGGCGGGGGTAGTGGCTATAGTAGCTCAGTTATAGCCTTGTCTGAGGATAATGAAAGACTGAGAAGAAGTAATAATATGCTAATGTCTGAGCTCGCACACATGAGAAAGCTTTACAATGACATTATCTACTTTGTGCAAAACCATGTGAAGCCAGTTACTCCTAGTAATATTTACCCTTCTTCTTTACTTGTTTGCAACACACCATCAGCTACTCCTATTGCTACTAATGCTACACTAGTGCAAAAGCCATTAAACCAACTTCTTGGGTATTATCCTACTAACCCTAAACAAGGTCCTCAGTCTCATGTTTTGAACTCTCTTAGTACTACATCACAAAGTTCTTTGACCTTTCTTGAAGAACCCAACAACCACAGCTGTAAAATGAAGCTGTTTGGTGTACATCTACAATCCAGGAAAAGATTGCACACTGAGTGTGCTTCTAATCCAGGAAATATGGAGACCAACAAGGCTCGTCTGGTTTTAGAAAAGGATGATTTAGGGTTGAATCTCATGCCTCCTTCCACATGTTAGTTTCTTTAAATCCATTAAAGAATATTGTTAGTagctgcttcttcttcttcttttttgggTTCATTTTGCTAGTATGAGTTGTCTTTGTTCTCCTCTTCTTGAGTCTGAATATCTGATGATAGTGTTGATGAAACATGTGTGTGCGTGCG carries:
- the LOC123202580 gene encoding heat stress transcription factor B-4-like encodes the protein MAILLDNCEGILLSLDSHKSVPAPFLTKTYQLVDDPTTDHIVSWGEDDTTFVVWRPPEFARDLLPNYFKHNNFSSFVRQLNTYGFRKIVPDRWEFANEFFKKGEKHLLCEIHRRKTAQPQVAINHHQQTHSPLMNAPSLFPFPSRVSISPSDSDEQANWCDSPPLASPSGGTGVSIIGGGSGYSSSVIALSEDNERLRRSNNMLMSELAHMRKLYNDIIYFVQNHVKPVTPSNIYPSSLLVCNTPSATPIATNATLVQKPLNQLLGYYPTNPKQGPQSHVLNSLSTTSQSSLTFLEEPNNHSCKMKLFGVHLQSRKRLHTECASNPGNMETNKARLVLEKDDLGLNLMPPSTC